The stretch of DNA AGATATAGTAAATATTTTACAAAAAGAATTAAAAATCAATAATGGTAAAGAGTATATTCCAAATCCATATATAGGACAATATCAATTTTTTACACAAGCAAATATAAAAACTTCAGAAGAATTTTTAGGATATAACCCACAGTTTGAAATGGAAGATGGAATAAAAGCATATATTCCTGAAATAAAAAGATTATTTAAAGAAGAGATAAAATAAATGTATAAGCTAGAAAATACAAATACAAATATTCTTGTAATTGGTGATTTAATGATTGATCATTATTTATGGGGAAAATGTGAAAGAATCTCCCCAGAAGCACCTGTACAAATTGTAAATATAGAAAAAGAAAGCTCTGTTTTAGGTGGAGCAGGAAATGTAATAAATAATCTTAGAGCTTTAGGCTCAAAAGTTGATGTAATAAGCGTAATTGGAAATGATGAAGTTGCCAATGAATTAAAACTACTTTTAAACAAAATTGGAGTTGAAGATAAAAAATTAATTATAGAAGAAGATAGAAAGACTTCAAAAAAAAGCCGTTTGATAGCAGCTCAACAACAAGTTATTAGATATGATAAAGAGAGTATTGAAGATATATCTGAGAATAGTTCTAAAAAAATATTAGATATCTTGGAAAAAAACATCTCAACATATAATGCTATTATTCTATCTGATTATGGAAAAGGTGTGTTAACTAACTCTTTAACAAAAAAAATCATTTCACTTGCAAACAATAACAAAATAAAAGTTTTAGTTGATCCAAAAGGAAAAGATTATAGTAAATATAGTGGTGCATATACTCTAACACCAAACAAAAAAGAAGCTATTGAAGCTACAAATATAGATATAGTAAATAATACAAAATTAGAAGAAGCTTTAAAATATCTAAAAGATACTTGTAATTTAGAAATATCTTTAATTACACTAAGTGAAAATGGTATTGCAATTTTTGATGATAATTTAAGAATCAAACCAACAGTTGCTAGAGAAGTTTATGATGTAACAGGAGCTGGGGATACTGTAATTGCTTCAATTACATTTGCAATTGCAAATAATTTAAATATCGATGAAGCAATAAATTTTGCCAATCTAGCAGCAGGTGTTGTTGTAGGAAAAATTGGTAGTGCAACTGCAACTTTGGATGAAATATATGAATATGAATCAAGTTTGCATAAATCAAGTTCAACTTCTCATATAAAAAGTTTTGATGAAATTGAGAAATTATCTAAAAAGTTTCATGAAAAAGGGAAAAAAATAATTTTTACAAATGGATGCTTTGATATATTACATGCTGGACATGTCAAATATCTTGAAGTTGCCAAAAGTTATGGAGATATTTTAATATTAGGCTTAAATGCTGATAGTTCAGTAAAAAAATTAAAAGGTCCAACAAGACCTATTAATACTCAAAATGATAGAGCTTATATTTTAGCTTCCCTAGAATCAGTTGATTATGTAGTAATCTTTGATGAGGAAACACCTTATGAATTAATAAAAAAAATTCAGCCACATATATTAGTTAAAGGTGGAGATTATGAAGGTAAGAAAGTAATAGGTTCTGATATTGCTCAAGAAGTAAGACTTGTTCAATTTTTAGATGGGAAAAGTACAACAAATATAATTCAAAGGATTCAAAATAATGAAACAAACAATTAAAAATGAATTATTATCTCATTTAGAAGTAATAAATCTAACTATTGAAACTATGCAAGATAAATTAGAAAGCGCTTCAAAATTGGTTGTAGATACACTAAAGAGTGGAAATAAAATATTACTTTGTGGAAATGGTGGAAGTGCAGCAGATGCTCAACATATTGCAGCTGAATTAACAGGAAGATATAAAACAGAAAGAAGAGGACTTCCAGGAATTGCACTTACAACGGATACAAGTGCTTTAACTGCTATTGGAAATGACTATGGTTATGATAGAATTTTTGATAGACAAATTGAAGCTTTAGCAAATAATGGTGATTTAGTAATTGGTATTAGTACAAGTGGAAATAGTAAAAATATAATAAATGCGTTAAAGGTTGCAAGAAAATTAGGTTGTAAAACTTTAGGATTAACAGGACGAGATGGAGGAATTATGAATGAACTTTGTGATATAAATCTAATAGTTCCTTCAAATAATACTCCGAGAATTCAAGAAATGCATATTTTATTTGGACATACTATTTGTCAAATCGTAGATAATAAGTTAAGTTAAATTTGTTAAATCTTAGATTATTTTTTTATATGTTTTGATATAAAATCATCTATATTAGGGCTTAATATTAAATCAAAATTAGCCTTGATTTTTTCTATGTCCCAATTCCACCATTTTATTTCCAATAAAGAATTAATTTGAGATTCTGAAAATCTGAATTTTATGTGTCTAGCAGGGTTCCCCCCTACTATTTCATAAGGTTTCACATCTTTAGTTACAACTGACCTTGCAGCAATAACCGCTCCATCGCCAATTGTAACACCGGATAAAACCAACACACCATCGGCAAGCCATACATCATTTCCTATTATCACATCGCCTTTACTTTTTGTACAAGGGATACATTTGAATTTTGGACTAAAGTTATAAGAACTTATCCAATTATAATTATGTTCACCTCCCGCATAAAAAACTACATCTGATGCAATAGAACAAAATTTTCCTATTTTAAAATTTTTAGGATTTGCATATATTTTAGGACTTCCATATGTATAATTACCTATAGAAAAATTTTTATATCTCTTTTTTTTATTTGTATAATAGGGTCTTCTCAATTCTTTTATAAACTCTTTTATTTTTTTTATCATTTTATTTGCTCTAAAATGTCATGTAAACGATTTATATATGTATGTTTTTCTAAAACTAACTTTTTACCCTTATTAATTAAATTATTCATCAACAATTTATCTCTTTTCATTTTAAAAATCAATTCATTCAATTCTTCAATATTATTATACACAAGTATATTTTTATTTATTTCAAAATTAATTTCTACATCTTTCACATAATCCTGAAATAAACATCCTCCTGATGCAATAGCTTCGAAAGTTCTCATATTCAAACCATTAACAACATTATGTTCATGCTTAATATTT from Arcobacter suis CECT 7833 encodes:
- the rfaE1 gene encoding D-glycero-beta-D-manno-heptose-7-phosphate kinase yields the protein MYKLENTNTNILVIGDLMIDHYLWGKCERISPEAPVQIVNIEKESSVLGGAGNVINNLRALGSKVDVISVIGNDEVANELKLLLNKIGVEDKKLIIEEDRKTSKKSRLIAAQQQVIRYDKESIEDISENSSKKILDILEKNISTYNAIILSDYGKGVLTNSLTKKIISLANNNKIKVLVDPKGKDYSKYSGAYTLTPNKKEAIEATNIDIVNNTKLEEALKYLKDTCNLEISLITLSENGIAIFDDNLRIKPTVAREVYDVTGAGDTVIASITFAIANNLNIDEAINFANLAAGVVVGKIGSATATLDEIYEYESSLHKSSSTSHIKSFDEIEKLSKKFHEKGKKIIFTNGCFDILHAGHVKYLEVAKSYGDILILGLNADSSVKKLKGPTRPINTQNDRAYILASLESVDYVVIFDEETPYELIKKIQPHILVKGGDYEGKKVIGSDIAQEVRLVQFLDGKSTTNIIQRIQNNETNN
- the gmhA gene encoding D-sedoheptulose 7-phosphate isomerase yields the protein MKQTIKNELLSHLEVINLTIETMQDKLESASKLVVDTLKSGNKILLCGNGGSAADAQHIAAELTGRYKTERRGLPGIALTTDTSALTAIGNDYGYDRIFDRQIEALANNGDLVIGISTSGNSKNIINALKVARKLGCKTLGLTGRDGGIMNELCDINLIVPSNNTPRIQEMHILFGHTICQIVDNKLS
- a CDS encoding CatB-related O-acetyltransferase, with amino-acid sequence MIKKIKEFIKELRRPYYTNKKKRYKNFSIGNYTYGSPKIYANPKNFKIGKFCSIASDVVFYAGGEHNYNWISSYNFSPKFKCIPCTKSKGDVIIGNDVWLADGVLVLSGVTIGDGAVIAARSVVTKDVKPYEIVGGNPARHIKFRFSESQINSLLEIKWWNWDIEKIKANFDLILSPNIDDFISKHIKK